The following proteins come from a genomic window of Kocuria palustris:
- a CDS encoding type II toxin-antitoxin system RelE family toxin, which produces MAYRVTYVASAAKALRKLDRQTARRILEALNALADDPRPPGCIKLQGGEGELRIRIGDYRVVYDVVDDELVVLILRVGHRREVYR; this is translated from the coding sequence GTGGCGTATCGCGTCACCTACGTCGCCTCGGCGGCGAAAGCCCTTCGGAAGCTCGACCGTCAGACCGCCCGACGTATTCTCGAGGCACTCAACGCCCTTGCTGATGACCCTCGCCCACCCGGTTGCATCAAGCTTCAGGGCGGCGAGGGCGAGTTGCGCATCCGAATCGGTGACTACCGAGTCGTCTATGACGTCGTGGACGATGAGCTGGTCGTGCTGATCCTCCGGGTCGGGCACCGCAGAGAGGTCTATCGATGA
- a CDS encoding NAD(P)/FAD-dependent oxidoreductase: protein MTGTDDVAPTRSPEVAVIGGGIVGLSTAYALREQGVPVRLYEAGLPGGGQSAGESRIFRHAHDDPRLVAFARESRGIWDEWAEHFDVELVSSDGVVAIGDSALARLRVLEQVGGVEAHEIDAAELAQRMPLLAGYSGPAVLDESGGAIRTRAAITALAGALADAVTTAEVISIDPRADGTVEVRSVTDRAVFSKVVVCAGRETARLARSVGLSLPVRLAAHVRLTFDVKAAAPARVACLQDSSGVFGEVGVYATPLPGNSSYSVGLSDTVGVRDDGTFIDPAAIRSLDERAREYVTRALPGLHPEPRDFLHCWVTDLPWSEDGVAVWEAGSVLFVAGHNLFKQAPALGRALARAATGGGLAADLTPAARLGEALR, encoded by the coding sequence ATGACAGGAACTGACGACGTTGCCCCGACGCGTTCACCCGAGGTAGCAGTGATCGGGGGCGGGATCGTCGGTCTGTCGACGGCGTACGCGCTGCGGGAGCAGGGCGTGCCGGTGCGCTTGTACGAGGCCGGTCTGCCCGGCGGGGGTCAGTCCGCGGGCGAGTCGCGGATCTTCCGGCATGCCCACGACGACCCGCGACTCGTCGCTTTCGCGCGCGAAAGCCGCGGTATATGGGATGAGTGGGCCGAACACTTCGACGTCGAGCTGGTCTCATCAGACGGTGTCGTGGCGATCGGCGACAGCGCCCTGGCGCGGCTGCGGGTGCTCGAGCAGGTCGGCGGCGTGGAAGCGCACGAGATCGATGCCGCCGAGCTCGCCCAGCGAATGCCGCTGCTCGCTGGGTACTCGGGGCCAGCGGTGCTCGACGAGTCGGGCGGCGCGATCCGCACCCGCGCCGCGATCACGGCACTCGCGGGTGCCCTCGCAGATGCCGTCACCACCGCGGAAGTCATCTCCATCGATCCCCGCGCCGACGGGACGGTCGAGGTGCGCAGCGTCACCGACCGGGCTGTCTTCTCCAAGGTGGTCGTGTGCGCCGGCCGCGAAACCGCCCGCCTGGCCCGCAGCGTCGGCCTGTCGCTGCCGGTTCGCCTTGCCGCGCACGTCCGGCTGACCTTCGATGTGAAAGCCGCCGCCCCGGCACGAGTCGCGTGCCTGCAGGACAGCAGCGGCGTCTTCGGCGAAGTCGGCGTGTACGCGACGCCGCTACCGGGCAACAGCAGTTATTCGGTCGGACTCAGCGACACCGTCGGCGTCCGCGACGACGGAACGTTCATCGACCCTGCAGCGATTCGATCGCTGGACGAACGCGCGCGCGAATATGTGACACGGGCGCTGCCCGGTCTCCACCCGGAGCCGCGCGACTTTCTTCACTGCTGGGTGACCGACCTCCCGTGGAGCGAGGACGGCGTGGCCGTGTGGGAGGCAGGCTCTGTCCTTTTTGTGGCCGGTCACAATCTGTTCAAGCAGGCACCTGCGCTGGGTCGCGCTCTTGCCCGGGCTGCGACCGGCGGCGGTCTCGCCGCCGACCTCACGCCCGCCGCTCGCCTCGGCGAAGCCCTGCGATAG
- a CDS encoding putative quinol monooxygenase: protein MSVTKGLLVRFDALPGKEEDVKEFLDSGRALVEEEPATTAWFAIRLGPSSFGIFDVFPDDAGRDAHLSGPVAVALGEQTGALFSEPTIEKLDVLGSKLPA from the coding sequence ATGAGTGTGACCAAGGGATTGCTGGTGAGGTTTGACGCGTTGCCCGGCAAGGAGGAGGACGTGAAGGAGTTCCTTGACAGCGGCCGTGCGCTTGTTGAGGAAGAGCCGGCGACCACCGCGTGGTTCGCGATCCGCCTCGGGCCCTCCTCCTTCGGGATCTTCGATGTGTTCCCCGATGACGCCGGACGTGACGCTCACCTGTCCGGCCCTGTTGCGGTAGCTCTCGGCGAGCAGACCGGTGCGTTGTTCTCCGAACCGACGATCGAGAAGCTCGACGTGTTGGGCTCCAAACTTCCCGCCTGA
- a CDS encoding nucleotidyltransferase family protein: protein MPISAVAAEALALRELIESRRDELDRLTAKYGATSPVFFGSVARGDARPGSDFDILVEVDRVDGNVLMRASGLMEETRELLGTEAVEIRPVWLVGDPKHARDSA, encoded by the coding sequence ATGCCTATCAGCGCCGTGGCCGCGGAGGCTCTGGCTCTGCGAGAGCTCATCGAGTCGCGCCGCGACGAGCTCGACCGTCTGACCGCGAAGTACGGCGCGACGAGCCCGGTGTTTTTCGGATCGGTTGCGCGGGGCGATGCGCGTCCTGGTAGTGACTTCGACATCCTCGTGGAGGTCGACCGCGTGGACGGCAACGTGCTGATGCGTGCCTCCGGCCTCATGGAGGAGACGCGCGAGCTGCTCGGTACCGAGGCGGTGGAGATTCGCCCAGTTTGGCTAGTAGGAGATCCCAAACATGCAAGAGATTCAGCGTAG
- a CDS encoding ABC transporter ATP-binding protein, with protein MRTAPDAPDPRAEPVAPPAVELTDLHKSFRTRSGRVAAVDGLDLTIAQGEIVALLGPNGAGKTTALDMVLGFTDPTSGTCRVLGLPPRQAVNQGRVSAVLQSGALLDDLTVRETVAMVATQHPRHLPIDEALERAGASGIARRKVSKCSGGEQQRLRFALALLCEPELLVLDEPTAGMDVTVRREFWASMHQEAQRGRTIIFATHYLEEAEQFADRIVVVSAGRIIADGTTEQIRALGGLRRVTCRWDPADGDPASVLSRLPEGVQIEQTPERTVFSGADTDMIARTLLTTTRASDLLIVQAGLEEAFVGLTSTTADDDA; from the coding sequence ATGCGAACAGCACCCGATGCCCCAGACCCCCGCGCGGAGCCCGTCGCTCCTCCGGCTGTCGAGCTGACCGACCTGCATAAGAGCTTCCGCACACGCTCCGGCCGGGTCGCGGCCGTCGACGGGCTGGATCTCACGATCGCCCAAGGCGAGATCGTCGCCCTGCTGGGCCCCAACGGCGCCGGCAAGACCACAGCGCTGGACATGGTGCTGGGCTTCACCGACCCCACGTCCGGAACCTGCCGCGTCCTGGGGCTTCCCCCGCGCCAGGCCGTCAACCAGGGACGGGTGTCGGCGGTGCTGCAGAGCGGAGCCCTGCTGGATGACCTGACCGTGCGCGAGACCGTGGCCATGGTCGCCACGCAGCATCCCCGCCACCTTCCCATCGACGAGGCCCTGGAGCGCGCCGGGGCCTCCGGCATCGCCCGCAGGAAGGTCTCCAAGTGCTCGGGAGGCGAGCAGCAGCGTCTGCGCTTCGCCCTGGCCCTGCTGTGCGAACCCGAGCTGCTCGTGCTCGACGAGCCCACCGCCGGCATGGACGTGACCGTGCGACGCGAGTTCTGGGCCTCCATGCACCAGGAGGCCCAGCGGGGGCGCACGATCATCTTCGCCACCCACTACCTCGAGGAGGCGGAGCAGTTCGCCGACCGCATCGTCGTGGTGAGCGCCGGGCGCATCATCGCCGACGGCACGACCGAGCAGATCCGCGCCCTGGGCGGGCTGCGGCGCGTCACCTGCCGCTGGGACCCCGCCGACGGCGACCCCGCCTCCGTGCTGAGCCGTCTTCCGGAGGGCGTGCAGATCGAGCAGACCCCGGAGCGCACCGTCTTCAGCGGCGCCGATACCGACATGATCGCCCGCACGCTGCTGACCACGACCCGGGCCAGCGACCTGCTGATCGTCCAGGCCGGCCTCGAGGAGGCCTTCGTGGGACTGACCTCGACAACCGCCGACGACGACGCCTGA
- a CDS encoding BPL-N domain-containing protein has product MGTFESPAGRSRRSVLAGLLTVPFAGLANGCAPISRNDDETPDARIALVYRGPAGCAGCSETLAERLSQSPLGMDVAFIGPHEEFPLKSSALSGVALYAQPGGGDDIRAAAQSFPADFIRGVSDFVATGGSYLGICMGAYLAGSEGFGFFSESVEGEVGVPDFPVKDSTDDVVAVTWGDTLRWTYFQEGARLPGDGAEAYAHYETGDLAAACYRFGDGSVGLIGPHPEADATWFEDADLFDQDGDDWRYALPLVKRVLS; this is encoded by the coding sequence ATGGGTACGTTCGAATCACCTGCTGGACGGTCGCGCCGGTCGGTCCTCGCGGGGCTGCTGACGGTCCCTTTCGCTGGGCTAGCGAACGGATGTGCACCAATCAGCAGGAACGACGACGAGACTCCGGATGCGCGGATCGCCCTCGTGTACCGCGGCCCGGCGGGGTGCGCAGGATGCTCGGAAACTCTTGCTGAGCGACTGTCGCAATCACCGCTTGGTATGGACGTTGCGTTTATCGGCCCGCATGAAGAATTCCCTCTCAAATCAAGTGCCCTTTCTGGAGTCGCTCTCTACGCTCAGCCCGGCGGTGGGGACGATATTCGTGCCGCTGCCCAGAGTTTTCCTGCGGATTTCATCCGCGGGGTGAGTGACTTTGTGGCTACCGGCGGTAGCTACCTCGGCATCTGCATGGGTGCATATCTCGCAGGAAGCGAGGGCTTCGGCTTTTTCAGTGAATCCGTCGAGGGGGAGGTGGGCGTTCCCGACTTCCCTGTGAAAGATAGTACGGATGATGTGGTGGCAGTCACGTGGGGCGACACGTTACGATGGACCTACTTTCAAGAAGGCGCGCGGTTGCCTGGGGACGGCGCTGAGGCCTACGCCCATTACGAGACAGGCGACCTCGCCGCCGCGTGTTATCGGTTTGGCGATGGAAGTGTGGGCTTGATTGGCCCTCATCCGGAGGCGGACGCAACCTGGTTCGAGGACGCCGATCTCTTTGATCAAGACGGCGACGACTGGCGATATGCGCTCCCGCTCGTCAAACGGGTTCTCAGTTGA
- a CDS encoding type II toxin-antitoxin system prevent-host-death family antitoxin, whose protein sequence is MTSVTLSDFRSRQAELIAAAQREPVEITSRGAGRRAVVVSPEFYDRALQALEDQADIRAAAAAREETERVSHEELVAELGL, encoded by the coding sequence ATGACTTCCGTAACGCTCTCCGACTTCCGCAGCCGCCAGGCCGAACTCATCGCCGCAGCACAGCGCGAGCCCGTCGAGATCACCTCGCGCGGCGCTGGTCGTCGCGCGGTCGTCGTGTCCCCGGAGTTCTACGATCGCGCACTCCAGGCATTGGAAGATCAGGCCGACATCCGTGCTGCGGCGGCCGCGCGTGAAGAGACCGAGCGCGTCTCCCATGAGGAGCTGGTCGCCGAGCTCGGACTCTGA
- a CDS encoding GNAT family N-acetyltransferase, with protein sequence MTPPNTQRLRFRRMQPTDIDPMADMLGDPEVMRFYPAPKTREQAARWITWNEENYAKHGYGLWIVETSDGEFVGDCGLTWQDVNGAPKLEVGYHVVAAKQGSGYATEAAMACRDYARDVVGCPELVAIIHPMNEASERVARKLGMHRRDVDQGGNIPVRTVLGMTFES encoded by the coding sequence ATGACTCCGCCGAACACTCAGCGCCTCCGCTTCCGTCGCATGCAGCCCACTGACATCGATCCGATGGCCGACATGCTTGGCGATCCCGAAGTCATGCGCTTCTACCCCGCGCCGAAAACTCGTGAACAGGCAGCCCGATGGATCACCTGGAACGAAGAGAACTACGCGAAACACGGCTACGGCCTGTGGATCGTCGAAACGAGTGACGGGGAGTTCGTCGGCGACTGCGGCCTCACCTGGCAGGACGTGAATGGCGCACCCAAACTCGAGGTCGGCTATCACGTCGTCGCTGCGAAGCAGGGCAGCGGTTACGCCACCGAAGCCGCCATGGCGTGTCGCGACTATGCACGTGACGTTGTCGGCTGCCCCGAGCTGGTTGCAATCATCCACCCCATGAATGAGGCATCGGAACGAGTCGCCCGGAAACTCGGCATGCATCGACGTGACGTCGATCAAGGCGGAAACATCCCTGTGCGAACGGTCCTCGGGATGACGTTCGAGTCGTAG
- a CDS encoding LppP/LprE family lipoprotein — MNSKQIRSTTIATAAASLLFLGSGVAAQAASAGPTTDPYEADQADAAEKCDGLTGQEAFEKKADDLPDADDGHYTWTADSGMADTEHYTPCDGLSAITVSYATDEGLPAGSPGYSIVMLFHDGEYLGTDTAEAYEWTPEIERVDEDTLDVEYPYGHRDNAVGPEGTTESTFTWDEASDSVEHSGEFPDTF; from the coding sequence ATGAACAGCAAGCAGATCCGCAGCACCACCATCGCCACCGCAGCGGCCTCCCTGCTCTTCCTGGGCTCGGGCGTCGCGGCACAGGCCGCATCTGCGGGCCCCACCACCGACCCGTACGAGGCCGACCAGGCTGACGCCGCCGAGAAGTGCGACGGACTGACCGGCCAGGAGGCCTTCGAGAAGAAGGCCGATGACCTGCCGGACGCCGACGACGGCCACTACACCTGGACCGCCGACAGCGGCATGGCCGACACCGAGCACTACACCCCCTGCGACGGCCTTTCGGCCATCACCGTCAGCTACGCCACCGACGAGGGCCTGCCGGCCGGCAGCCCGGGCTACTCCATCGTGATGCTCTTCCACGACGGCGAGTACCTGGGCACGGACACCGCCGAGGCCTACGAGTGGACCCCGGAGATCGAGCGGGTGGACGAGGACACGCTGGACGTCGAGTACCCCTACGGCCACCGCGACAACGCCGTCGGCCCCGAGGGCACCACGGAGTCCACCTTCACCTGGGACGAGGCGTCCGATTCCGTCGAGCACTCGGGCGAGTTCCCGGACACCTTCTGA
- a CDS encoding sensor histidine kinase codes for MTISPVETTRDERIGSTLYASIWLIFLAFPVVGLLRSAHGPAAMAVGVGLLLLFAVVYVLSWWEPGALSRLPRIPATLMWLFGLTLCLALLTPLLGGSVLGCFPFLVALLAFRLPSVRARVMWILVLDALTAALLIWVWPQHLFWAVPVIATSSVLMAVLASVIDREERTRDLAEQLRLAQQRESLGRDVHDLLGHSLTVITVKTELARRMVERDPQRAIAELDEVLALSREAAGEVRQAVGGLHSPEWAAQLRTARTALDAAKIEARLPGPAGLPAGQQTLLAWCLREAVTNVIRHAQATVCTVEAGPGRLVVEDDGVGTDPGAGTGNGLRGMRERVRQAGGELILSAADASPDRPGTRLEVRLP; via the coding sequence ATGACCATCTCCCCCGTCGAGACCACGCGCGACGAGCGCATCGGATCGACCCTCTACGCCTCCATCTGGCTGATTTTCCTGGCCTTCCCCGTGGTCGGTCTGCTGCGCAGCGCACACGGCCCGGCGGCCATGGCCGTCGGCGTCGGGCTCCTGCTGCTCTTCGCCGTCGTCTACGTCCTGTCCTGGTGGGAGCCGGGCGCCCTGAGCCGCCTGCCGCGCATCCCGGCCACCCTCATGTGGCTGTTCGGTCTGACTCTGTGCCTCGCCCTGCTGACCCCCTTGCTGGGCGGGTCGGTGCTGGGGTGCTTCCCCTTCCTGGTGGCGCTGCTCGCATTCCGCCTCCCCTCGGTGCGCGCCCGCGTGATGTGGATCCTGGTGCTCGACGCGCTGACGGCGGCCCTGCTGATCTGGGTGTGGCCTCAGCACCTGTTCTGGGCCGTCCCGGTCATCGCCACGTCCTCGGTGCTGATGGCCGTGCTGGCCTCCGTGATCGACCGCGAGGAGCGCACACGCGACCTGGCCGAGCAGCTGCGCCTGGCACAGCAGCGGGAATCGCTGGGACGCGACGTCCACGACCTGCTGGGGCACTCGCTGACCGTCATCACGGTCAAGACCGAGCTCGCTCGCCGGATGGTGGAGCGCGACCCGCAGCGCGCGATCGCCGAGCTCGACGAGGTGCTCGCCCTGTCCCGCGAGGCCGCCGGTGAGGTGCGGCAGGCCGTCGGCGGGCTTCACAGCCCCGAGTGGGCGGCGCAGCTGCGCACGGCTCGCACGGCCCTGGACGCGGCCAAGATCGAGGCACGGCTGCCCGGCCCTGCTGGTCTGCCGGCCGGGCAGCAGACCCTGCTGGCCTGGTGCCTGCGCGAGGCCGTGACCAATGTGATCCGCCATGCCCAGGCCACCGTCTGCACGGTGGAGGCCGGACCCGGCAGACTGGTCGTGGAGGACGACGGCGTCGGAACCGATCCGGGCGCGGGCACGGGCAACGGCCTGCGCGGCATGCGCGAGCGCGTGCGCCAGGCAGGCGGCGAGCTGATCCTCAGCGCCGCCGACGCCTCCCCCGATCGACCCGGAACCCGACTGGAAGTGCGGCTGCCATGA
- the ychF gene encoding redox-regulated ATPase YchF: MALTIGIVGLPNVGKSTLFNALTRNTVLAANYPFATIEPNVGVVSLPDERLGALAGIFGSQKILPATVSFVDIAGIVKGASEGEGLGNQFLANIREAHAIAQVVRAFDDPDVVHVDGKIDPASDMETINTELVLADLQTLENAIPRLEKQVKIKKADPAKLSAYQAAYEVLSEGHTIYSRKDSLELDQIRDLTLLSAKPFIFVFNCDEGVLGSAERQAELAELVAPAEAVFLDAKLESELVELSDEEAAEMLEMSGQDEAGLDKLARVGFETLGLQTYLTAGPKEARAWTINKGDTAPQAAGVIHTDFERGFIKAEIVSFDDLVAAGSMADAKAAGKVRMEGKDYVMQDGDVVEFRFAI; encoded by the coding sequence GTGGCTCTTACTATCGGAATCGTCGGTCTCCCCAACGTCGGCAAGTCGACCCTGTTCAATGCGCTGACCCGCAACACCGTGCTCGCGGCGAACTACCCGTTCGCCACGATCGAGCCGAACGTGGGCGTGGTCAGCCTTCCGGACGAGCGACTGGGTGCGCTCGCGGGCATCTTCGGGTCGCAGAAGATCCTCCCGGCCACGGTGTCGTTCGTGGACATCGCGGGCATCGTGAAGGGCGCCTCCGAGGGGGAGGGGCTGGGCAATCAGTTCCTGGCCAACATCCGCGAGGCGCACGCCATCGCCCAGGTGGTCCGCGCCTTCGACGACCCCGACGTGGTCCACGTGGACGGGAAGATCGATCCCGCCTCCGACATGGAGACCATCAACACCGAGCTGGTGCTCGCCGACCTGCAGACCCTCGAGAACGCGATCCCGCGCCTGGAGAAGCAGGTCAAGATCAAGAAGGCGGACCCCGCCAAGCTCTCGGCCTATCAGGCGGCCTACGAGGTGCTCTCCGAGGGGCACACGATCTACTCCCGCAAGGACTCGCTGGAGCTCGATCAGATCCGTGACCTCACGCTGCTGTCGGCCAAGCCGTTCATCTTCGTCTTCAACTGCGACGAGGGCGTGCTCGGCTCGGCCGAGCGCCAGGCCGAGCTCGCCGAGCTCGTGGCCCCGGCCGAGGCCGTGTTCCTGGATGCCAAGCTCGAGTCCGAGCTCGTGGAGCTCTCCGACGAGGAGGCCGCCGAGATGCTCGAGATGTCCGGGCAGGACGAGGCCGGCCTGGACAAGCTGGCGCGTGTGGGCTTCGAGACCCTCGGGCTGCAGACCTACCTCACCGCCGGCCCCAAGGAGGCCCGTGCCTGGACGATCAACAAGGGCGATACGGCTCCCCAGGCGGCCGGCGTCATCCATACGGACTTCGAGCGTGGGTTCATCAAGGCCGAGATCGTGTCCTTCGACGACCTCGTGGCCGCAGGCTCCATGGCCGATGCCAAGGCCGCCGGCAAGGTGCGCATGGAGGGCAAGGACTACGTCATGCAGGACGGGGACGTGGTGGAATTTCGTTTCGCCATCTAA
- a CDS encoding EamA family transporter, producing the protein MKRGFPTGVIAVLAAAFLWGTTGTAATFAPTVGPLAMGAAALGIGGILQAAIAAPSLRRERPALSLQRGTVLAGAGAVLIYPLAFYSSMHLAGVAVGTVVSLGSAPIASGLLERAIERRRLSGWWVLAAALGIAGSAVLCAAKMHDAPSETLPTVAGVILGLVAGVTYAMYSWSAHRLMDRGVGRAAAMGAVFGLGGIALMPVLLLTGAPLIASAQPMMVGIYMALVPMFLGYLLFGYGLTRVTPSAATTLTLAEPAIAALLAVVIVAERLPAIGWAGLAGICASLLVLSLAPATQACAAEPSRSRELPIRQEA; encoded by the coding sequence GTGAAGCGAGGCTTCCCCACCGGCGTCATCGCGGTCCTCGCCGCCGCCTTCCTGTGGGGCACCACGGGGACTGCCGCGACGTTCGCACCGACAGTCGGGCCGCTGGCCATGGGCGCGGCAGCACTCGGCATCGGCGGCATCCTCCAGGCAGCCATCGCCGCACCCTCGCTCCGCCGGGAACGGCCCGCACTGTCTTTGCAACGTGGGACAGTGCTCGCCGGAGCCGGAGCCGTGCTGATCTACCCGCTGGCCTTCTACAGCTCGATGCATCTGGCCGGTGTCGCGGTCGGCACGGTCGTGTCCCTCGGCTCTGCCCCGATCGCCTCGGGCCTCTTGGAGCGGGCGATCGAGCGACGCAGACTCAGCGGCTGGTGGGTGCTCGCCGCAGCGCTCGGCATCGCTGGCAGCGCAGTGCTGTGCGCAGCGAAGATGCACGACGCGCCGAGCGAGACGCTCCCCACGGTCGCCGGCGTCATCCTCGGCCTGGTGGCAGGCGTGACCTACGCCATGTACTCCTGGAGCGCTCACCGCCTCATGGACCGCGGTGTCGGGCGCGCCGCCGCGATGGGCGCTGTCTTCGGCCTGGGCGGCATCGCCCTCATGCCCGTACTCCTGCTGACCGGCGCACCGCTCATCGCTTCCGCCCAACCCATGATGGTCGGAATCTACATGGCACTGGTCCCGATGTTCCTGGGCTATCTGCTCTTCGGGTACGGCCTCACGCGCGTCACTCCAAGCGCCGCGACAACGCTCACGCTCGCTGAACCCGCGATCGCCGCGCTCCTGGCCGTGGTCATCGTCGCTGAGCGCCTCCCCGCCATCGGATGGGCTGGACTCGCGGGCATCTGCGCCTCACTCCTGGTCCTCTCGCTCGCACCTGCGACACAGGCGTGTGCCGCCGAACCGTCGCGTTCGCGCGAGCTCCCGATACGTCAGGAAGCTTGA
- a CDS encoding ABC-2 transporter permease, which translates to MTTSTAHGTQAAPSPVSTARRSPVLAVLRYAAYDLRRNLRMVESLFFVIVLPSALYLMFGALTEFGDFPAGSGNVAGTIAVSMAVYGATVATTSIAGTAAVERSKGWGRLLGLTPMRQAEYAAAKVLVALAIAALPVIVVFIVAALTGADIGPIGIWFSTGLITVAASAMFALYGLTFGLLFRSESAVGAASGMLVVLAFFGNLFMPLSGTLLEIAKFTPMYGLKGLASWPQMEGMTTGMNAAQEDSLLGLLVNVLAWTAIFAVTTLLAARRSTARA; encoded by the coding sequence ATGACCACCTCCACCGCACACGGCACGCAGGCAGCGCCCTCGCCTGTCTCCACAGCTCGACGCAGCCCCGTCCTGGCCGTCCTGCGCTACGCCGCCTACGACCTGCGACGGAATCTGCGCATGGTCGAGAGCCTGTTCTTCGTCATCGTGCTGCCGTCGGCGCTGTACCTGATGTTCGGGGCCCTCACGGAGTTCGGCGACTTCCCCGCCGGCTCAGGCAATGTCGCAGGGACGATCGCCGTCTCCATGGCCGTCTACGGCGCCACGGTGGCCACGACCAGCATCGCCGGCACCGCAGCCGTCGAGCGCTCCAAGGGATGGGGCCGGCTGCTCGGGCTGACCCCCATGCGCCAGGCGGAGTACGCCGCCGCCAAGGTCCTGGTGGCGCTGGCCATCGCAGCGCTTCCGGTGATCGTCGTCTTCATCGTGGCTGCCCTGACGGGCGCCGACATCGGCCCGATCGGCATCTGGTTCTCCACCGGGCTGATCACCGTGGCGGCCTCGGCCATGTTCGCGCTCTACGGGCTGACCTTCGGGCTGCTCTTCCGCTCGGAGTCCGCCGTCGGGGCCGCCTCGGGCATGCTCGTGGTGCTCGCGTTCTTCGGCAATCTGTTCATGCCGCTGTCGGGCACGCTGCTGGAGATCGCCAAGTTCACTCCCATGTACGGGCTGAAGGGACTGGCGTCGTGGCCGCAGATGGAGGGGATGACCACCGGGATGAACGCTGCACAGGAGGACAGCCTGCTGGGGCTTCTGGTCAATGTGCTCGCCTGGACCGCGATCTTCGCCGTCACCACCCTGCTGGCGGCCCGACGCTCGACGGCACGGGCATGA
- a CDS encoding TetR/AcrR family transcriptional regulator — MSQGTARERLLDAAARRFYEDGVHATGIDTITSEAGVAKKSLYNNFSSKEELVRAYIDARHEEWLDLHRKRSAKASTAADRVVAVFDAYIDHADDAHGQGFRGCGLLNAAAEFPAGHPARSSVRAHKEQVEKILAENLESITTEAEALELAEHFSFLLEGAVARSGLEGTPARLEHARAIASRMLAAL; from the coding sequence ATGAGTCAAGGAACAGCGCGGGAGCGGCTGCTCGACGCTGCGGCGAGACGCTTCTACGAGGACGGCGTGCACGCAACAGGGATCGACACGATCACGTCTGAGGCCGGTGTCGCGAAGAAGAGCCTCTACAACAACTTCTCGTCCAAGGAGGAGCTCGTTCGCGCCTACATCGACGCCCGCCATGAGGAGTGGCTCGACCTCCATCGGAAACGCTCTGCGAAGGCTTCGACAGCCGCGGACCGGGTCGTGGCGGTCTTCGACGCCTACATCGACCACGCGGACGACGCCCACGGCCAAGGCTTTCGAGGTTGCGGGCTGCTCAACGCGGCCGCCGAGTTTCCGGCCGGCCACCCCGCCCGCTCGTCAGTACGCGCGCACAAGGAGCAGGTGGAGAAGATTCTCGCCGAGAACCTGGAATCCATCACCACCGAAGCCGAGGCACTGGAGCTGGCCGAGCACTTCAGCTTCCTTCTCGAAGGAGCCGTCGCACGGTCCGGCCTCGAGGGCACCCCTGCGCGCCTGGAGCACGCCCGCGCCATCGCATCGCGGATGCTGGCCGCGCTGTGA
- a CDS encoding LppP/LprE family lipoprotein, with the protein MNRTQLRDSVIAGAAASALLLGTGTAAHAADVAPPQNQPSQSCSDLTGEEAVSVWGALVLSADDSTEMLDHADTSGYDRCADLSWIVVPHGGTASSANSVMLFHHGIYKGTATAEPQAFVPQIERIDDGAISITYRYLEGDEPNAAPQGRAESTFTWNDATDSVDHEGEFPPTA; encoded by the coding sequence ATGAACCGCACCCAGCTCCGAGACTCCGTCATCGCCGGCGCAGCGGCCTCCGCTCTGCTGCTCGGCACCGGCACCGCAGCCCATGCCGCCGACGTCGCCCCACCTCAGAACCAGCCCTCACAGTCCTGCTCCGACCTCACCGGAGAGGAGGCCGTCTCCGTCTGGGGCGCCCTCGTCCTCAGCGCCGACGACAGCACGGAGATGCTCGACCATGCCGACACCTCCGGCTACGACCGCTGCGCCGACCTGTCGTGGATCGTCGTCCCGCACGGCGGCACCGCCTCCTCGGCCAACAGCGTGATGCTGTTCCACCACGGCATCTACAAGGGCACGGCCACGGCCGAGCCGCAGGCCTTCGTCCCGCAGATCGAGCGGATCGACGACGGCGCGATCTCCATCACCTACCGGTATCTGGAGGGTGACGAACCCAACGCAGCACCCCAGGGCCGCGCCGAGTCGACCTTCACCTGGAACGACGCGACCGACTCCGTCGACCACGAGGGCGAGTTCCCGCCGACCGCCTGA